The Streptomyces sp. NBC_00483 genome contains the following window.
CGAATCCCGTCACGGCCACCTCGTGACCGAGCGCGGCGAGCACCCGCGCCACGTTCAGACCCTTGCCGCCGGGCCGCTCGGTGACCTCGGTGACGCGGTGCGTGGCGTGCGGCCGCAGGGACCGCACCCCGTACGTGATGTCGAGCGCGGTGTTCAGCGTGACCGTGAGGATCACAGGACCCCACCCCCCTTACGTACTTTCAGTAACGGGGCCTGATCATGCCAAAGTCAAGGCGGTTGGCCCAGACCTCGGGTCAACCGCCTTGTACGAGCCGTAAGTTACGGACGGATCAGCCACTCGCCCTTGCGCAGCACGCCCTTGACCTCGAACTCCGCGTCCAGGACCACGAGATCGGCGTCCTTGCCGGGCTCCAGCGAGCCCACCTTGTCGTACATGCCGAGGAGTTGGGCCGGGTTCGCGGAGATGGCCCGGACGACGTCCTCGACGGGCAGTTTGTCGATCGTCACGGCACGCTTGAACGCCCGGTCGAGGGTCAGCGTCGAGCCCGCGATGGAGCCGCCCTCCACGAGCCGCGCCACGCTGTCCTTCACCTCGACCTCCAGCGGGCCGAGCATGTAGCGCCCGTCGCCGAACCCGGCGGCGTCCATCGCGTCGGTGATGAACGCGACCTTCTCCGCGCCCTTGTGATGGAACGCCAGCTCCAGGGCGGCCGGGTGCAGATGCGTGCCGTCGTTGATCAGCTCGACGGTGATGCGGTCGTCCTCCAGGAGCGCCGCGATCGGTCCCGGGTCGCGGTGGCCGAGGGGCGGCATCGCGTTGAAGAGGTGCGTGGCGACCGTGGCGCCCGCGTCGATGGCCGCGGCCGTCTGCTCGTACGACGCGTCGGTGTGCCCGATCGCGGCGATCACGCCGTGCTCGGCGAGGAGGCGCACGGAGTCGATGCCGCCGGGCAGTTCGGTGGCGAGAGTGACCATCTTGGCCTGGCCGCGGGCGGCGTCGATCAGCTTGCGGACCTCGGCCGGGTCGGGGTCGCGCAGCAGCGTCTCGTCGTGGGCGCCCTTGCGGCACGGCGAGATGAACGGGCCCTCGAAGTGGATGCCCGCGATCTCGCCGTGCTCGGCCAGCTCGGAGAGCAGCCCCGCGCGCTGCACGAGGAAGTCCATGTCGCCGGTGACGAAGGACGCGACGATCGTGGTCGTGCCGTGCTGCTGGTGCGTGCGCACCCCCGTGAGGATCTCGTCGATCGCACCGGAGGTGAAGGACGCGCCGCCGCCGCCGTGGTTGTGCATGTCGACGAAGCCGGGCACCACCCAGTGGCCTGTCAGGTCGACGGTCTCGGCGCCGTCGGGGGCAGCCCCGGCGATCTTCGTGCCGTCGACGATGACGCGTCCGTCGGTGACGGTCCCGGTGGGCAGAACCACCTTGGCGCCGGCGAGCACCTTTGCTGTGGCCATCAGGCGGTTACCTCCGAGGATCCAGTGGCTGCGGTGTGTTGGGGCTTTTGGCGGTCGAGCAGGTCCCAGGCGAGCAGGCCCGCGCCCAGGCATCCGGCGCTGTCCCCGAGGACGGCCGGGACGATCGTGGGGAGCGCCTGGAAGGTGACACGCTCCCCGACGGCCGCACGCAGGGGTGTGAACAAGGTTTCCCCGGCCTCGGCGAGCCCGCCACCGATGATGAGCGTGCGGGGGTCCAGCAGAGTGAGCGCGAGCACCAGCCCGTCGGCGAGCGCGTCCACCGCGTCCTGCCAGACCTGGACCGCCTTCGGGTCGCCCGCGTCGACGGCCTTCGCGCAGTCCGCCGCGGTCGCCTTCTCGTCGCCGCTCGCCTCCTGCCAGGCCAGGGTGACCGCGGAGGCGGAGGCGTACCGCTCCAGGCAGCCGCGCTGACCGCAGCCACAGGCCACACCGCCGGGGCGGACGACCACATGGCCGATCTCGCCGGCGGAGCCGTGCGCGCCGGGCTCGATGCGCCCGTCGATGCCGATGGCGCCGGCTATCCCGGTCCCCAGCGGCATGAAGAGGAACCGGTCGGCGTCCTTGCCGGCGCCGAGCCGCCCCTCGCCGAGCCCGCCGGTGCGCACGTCGTGGCCGAGCGCCACGGGGATGCCGCCGAGCCGCTCGCTGAGCAGGGCCCGCATGGGGACGTCGCGCCAGCCGAGGTTGGCCGCGAAGAGGGCGATGCCGTCCTTCTCGTCCACGACGCCGGGCACCGCGACCCCGGCGGCGCTCGCGGGCTCGCCGAGGTGCCGCTCGCCGTACGCGCGCAGTTCGGCGGCGAAGTCGAGGATCGACTCCACGACCGCGTCGGCGCCGCGCTCGCGCTGGGTCGCCCGGCGCGCCTGGTGCAGCAGATTGCCGTCGGCCCCGACCAGGGCGGCCTTCATCCCGGTGCCGCCCACGTCCAGGGCGATGACATGTTTCACGGGGGACAGTCTCGCGCGTCCACCCTTGAGAGGTCTAGTCCAGTCCCCCCTCGTTTCCGCTCCGACACCCATGTGGTGTAGACCTTCCGTGGGACCATGGGACAGGCCTGTGGCACGAGGGACAAAGTTGGAGTGCGGCAGTGCGCAAGGGGAGGACGGCTCTGACCGTGGCGGCCGCGCTCGGGGTGGTGGCCGCGTCGTCGCTGCTCACCGCCTGTGGGAGCGGTGACTCCGACGCCGTCACGCTGAAGCTGGTCGCGGCCGACTACGGCGACTCCGAGGCCAACGGCTCCCAGAAGTACTGGGACGACGTCGCCGCCGGCTTCGAGAAGCAGCACCCGGGCATCAAGGTCGACGTCGACGTCTACTCCTGGGACGTCGTCGACAAGAAGGTCAAGGACATGGTCGCCGCGGGCCACGCGCCCGACATGGCGCAGATCGGCGCGTACGCCGACTACGCCGCGGCGGACAAGCTGTACTCCGTCGACAAGCTGCTCTCCGTGCCGGTCCAGGCCGATTTCGTCGGCCAGATGAGCCAGGCGGGCGAGATCAAGGGCGCGCAGTACGGCATGCCGTTCGCCGCCTCCACGCGCCGCCTCTTCTACAACAAGAAGCTCTTCACGCAGGCCGGCATCACGCCGCCGAAGACCTGGGCCGACCTCGTGTCCGACGCCAAGGCGCTCAAGGCGCAGGGCGTGCGCTACCCCTTCGCGCTGCCGCTCGGCACGGAAGAGGCGCAGGCCGAGACGCTGATCTGGATGCTCAGCAACGGCGGCGGCTACACCGACAACGTCGGCAGCTACGCCCTCGACGACAAGAAGAACGTCGAGGCCCTGTCCTGGCTCAAGAACAACCTGGTCACCAAGGGCCTCACCGGCCCGACCGCCCCCGGCGAGCTCAACCGCACGCCCGCCTTCCAGGCCTTCGCCAAGGGCCAGGTCGGCATGTTGTCCGGCCACCCCACGCTGATGAACATGGCCAAGGCGAAGGGCGTCGACTACGGCGACGTGGCGATCCCCGGACCCGACGGCACGCCCAGGTCCACGATGGGCGTCACCGACTGGATGATGGCGTTCAAGCAGGGCGGCCACCCCAAGGAGACCGGGGCGTTCCTCGACTACGCGTACAACAAGAAGAACGTCCTCGACTTCTCCCGCAAGTACACCGTCGCGCCGGTCACGGTCTCCGCGTCGAACGCGATGACGTCCTCGGCCAAGGACAAGGCCCTGCGCCCGTTCATCGACGAGCTGGCGGGCGCCACGTACTACCCGGCCAACAAGACGTCCTGGCCCGAGGTCAGCGCCGAGATCAAGAAGCAGATCGGCTCCACGGTTACGCCGCAGGGCAGCGCGGCGGGCACCCTCGGCGCGATCCAGAACGACGCGGCGGCCGCGGAATCCGCGGAGTAGCGTGACGGGCATGGGTCCCCTCGGCGAGCGCGAACGCGCGGTGCTCACGTTCGAGGGCCGTGGCTGGTCCTCGCCGGGCGCCAAGGAGCGTGCGATCCGCGAGGAACTGGACCTGGCGCCGGTCCGCTACTTCCAACTCCTGAACGCACTCCTGGACGACCCCAGGGCCCTGGAGTTCGCTCCGGTGACGGTGAACAGGTTGCGGCGGGTGCGAGAGGCGCGGCGCGGCGAGCGCTAGCCCCGGGGCTCTGCCCCGGACCCCGCTGCTCAATCGCCGCAGGGGCTTGAGTGATACGGCTATCGTCAACGGCATGGCCAGCCATGAGCACGCCCCCCGGACAACCGCCGGCCGCGACGGCCTGGACGCCATCCTCGCCCACCCGCACCGCGCGGTGATCGCCATCGACTTCGACGGCACCCTCGCCCCCATCGTCCCGGACCCCGACCAGGCCCGTGCCCACCCCGACGTGGTCCCGGCCCTCGCCGCCCTCGCCCCGAAGGTCGCCGCGATCGCGGTCGTCACGGGCCGCCCGGCGAGCGTCGCGGTCCGCCACGGAGGCTTCTCCGGCGTCCCCGGCCTCGAACACCTCGTCGTCCTCGGGCACTACGGCGCCGAACGCTGGGACGCCGTCACCGGCACGGTCAGCGCCCCCGCCCCGCACCCCGGCGTGGCCACCGTCCGGGCCGAACTCCCCGGCGTACTGGCCGAGTCGAACCTCTGGCACGACACGTACATCGAGGAGAAGGGCCGCGCCGTCGCGATCCACACGCGCCGCGCAAAGGACCCGCAGGCCGCCTTCGACACCCTCCGCGAACCCCTGGCGGAACTCGCCGCCCGGCACGGCCTGATCGTGGAGCCGGGCCGCATGGTCCTGGAGCTGCGCCCGCCGGGCGTCGACAAGGGCGTGGCGCTCACCGAGTACGTACGGGAGGTGGGCGCCGAGTCCGTCCTCTACGCGGGCGACGACCTCGGCGACCTCCCGGCCTTCGCGGCAGTGGAGAAACTGCGCTCCGACGGGGTTCCGGGGCTCTTGGTGGCGGCGGACACGGTGGTGACCGAACTCGCCGACAGGGCCGACCTGTTGGTGGAGGGCCCCGGGGAGTTGGCCGCCTTCTTCTCAGGCCTCGCGCAGCGCCTCTAGCTGGTCCAGGAACCACTGTCCCGGCGGCAGCGCCGTCGCCGCCTCCGCGAGTCGCTTCGTGCGTTCCTCGCGCTCGTCCTGCGGCATGGCGAGCGCCTCCGCGAGGGCCCGTGAAGTCCCGGTCACGTCATAGGGGTTGACGGTCAGGGCGTCCTCGGCCAGCTCCTCGTACGCCCCCGCCTCCCGCGAGAGCACCAGCACGCACCCGTCGTCGGAGACGACCGGCACCTCCTTGGCGACCAGGTTCATCCCGTCCCTGATCGGGTTCACGAGGGCCACGTCGGCGAGCCGGTACGCGGCCAGCGAGCGCGCGAAGTCGTCCTTCACGTGGAGCACGACCGGCGTCCAACCCTCCGTACCGAAGCGGGAGTTGATGGCCTCGGCGACCCGCGCGACCTCGGCCGTGTAGTCCCGGTACACGGCCAGGTCCTGCCGCGACGGGTAGGCGAACGCGACGTGCACGACCCGTTCCCGCCATTCGGGCCGGTCCTCAAGCAGCAGCTCGTACGCCTGGAGCCCGCGCACGATGTTCTTCGACAGCTCCGTGCGGTCCACCCGCACGACGACCTTGCGGCCCTCGCCCACCTGCGCGCGCAGCGTCGCGAGCCGCTCCTCCACGTCGTCCCGGTGCGCCCGCTCGCGCAGGAAGTCCGCGTCCGCGCCCAGCCCGTGCACCCCGATCCGGGTCCCGGACGTGCCGCCGACGAGATGCGTACAGCAGTCGGTGAAGGCGTCCGCCCAGCGCCGGGTCAGGAACGCACAGCGGTCGGCACCGAGCATGCCCCTGAGCACCTGCTCGGCGATGTCGTCGGGCAGCATCCGGAAGTAGTCGACGGGTGCCCAGGGCGTGTGCGAGAAGTGCCCGATCCGCAGGTCGCCGCGGAGCTCGCGGAGCATCCCCGGCACCAGCGTCAGGTGATAGTCCTGCACGACCACGGTCGCGCCCGGCGCCGCGTCCTCGGCGAGCGCCTCGGCGAAGGCCCGGTTGTACGCCTCGTAGGACGCCCACTGCCTGCGGAACTCCGGTCCGAAGGCGGGCTCCAGGGGCGTCTGGTACAGCATGTGGTGCACGAACCACAGCACCGAGTTCGCGACCCCGTTGTACGCGTCCGTGTGCACCTCGGCGTCGATGTCGAGCATCCGCACTCCCGGCTCGGCGACCCCGCGCCGCACCGCCTCCCGGTCGCCCTCGCTCAGCGCCGAGCACACCCACAGTTTGTTCTCGACGGCGCTCAGCGCCGACACGAGACCGCCCCCGCCGCGCTTCGCCTCGATTCCTCCCGCGTCGTCGAGGACGTACGAGACCGGGCCGCGGTTGGACGCGACGAGAACCTCAGCAGCACCATGCGTCGTGGAACTCATAGGGGCACGCTAGCCCGGCCCGGAAACGTTCAAACGTAAGGCCGGGCCCCGTCGGGGGCCCGGCCGTATACGACGCCTGCGGTCAGGTCACTCCTTGCGGCTGCGCACTGCGGCGACGATCAGCGCGCCGAGCCCGCACAGCGTGACGGCGAGCCCGCCGTACAGCGGCAGAAGCGAGTCGGTGCCGGTCTCGGCCATCTCGCCACTGCTCGGCGGATTCGGCGGATTCGGCGGGGTGGGCCGGGCCTGCGGGCTCTGGCTGCCCGTCGACGGGGTCGGCGAGGGCTCGGGCGTCTGCTCGCCCGGCGGCTCGGTCGACGGGTCGGTCGGCGTCGGCGAGGGGCTGGTCGGCGTCGGTGACGGCGCCTCCCGCTCGATGACGGGCGCGATGCCGCACTGCGCGTCCGTGGAGCCCTCCTCGCAGTTGGTGCGCGGGGAGTCGGCGGTGACGCTGTTCGTGAGCTTCCCGTCGCCGCTCACCGGGTCGTTGACCTTCACGGAGTACGTGACGGTCGCGGTCTCGCCGGCCGGGATGTCACCGGTGAAGTTGATCTTCGGCTCGGTGTAGTCGACGTTCCCGATGCTCGCCTCGGCGTCGTTGTTGTACGTCGCGTCGTCGAGGTTCTCGGTGAGGTCGTCGGTGAACTTGGCGTTGGGGTACGGCAGTCGGCTGACGTTCTTCGCCTTCACCGTGTACGTGACCGTGTCGCCGGGCTCCACCTTCGCCGGGCTCGCCGTCTTGGTGATCTCCAGGTCGGGCACCGGGACGGACAGGGCGAGCGCCGAGGGGACGTAGGTGTCGCCCTTGGTGGAGAAGTCGAGCGTGGTGGAGGTCGAGCCGACCGGGATCGGCTCGTCCCCGACGGCCCGCGTGGAGCCGCTGCCCGAGACGTCGAACTCCTTCGCGTCGATGCTCAGGTTGTTGACCATCTTCGGGTCGAGGGCGCCGTCGTCCTCGGAGATGAAGAAGTTGTTGGTGTTGCCGGTGTGCGCCTCGGGGATGTTCCGGCCGCCGACGGCGAACCTGTCGCCCGGCGTGTTCCAGTCGCCCTCGTACGCGGTGACGCTCGCGTGCGGGGTGCCCGAGGTCCGGTAGAAGCCGTCCACGGTGACCCGGGTGGCGGGGGAGGTGGAGCGCTGCAGGACGTGGCCGCCGTAGATGTAGACGTTGCGGCGGTCCGGCGCGTAGGCGTCGTTGGGGCCGTCGTACTTGTAGACGACGGTCATCGACCAGCCGGCCACGCAGCCCTTGCCGGTGGGCGCCCAGATGTCGCCGACGGAGACCGGGATCGGCGCGCCGGTGCCGGTGACGCCGCTGAAGAGGCTCGTGACGTCGGCCTCGCCCGTGTAGTAGTGCGGGCCGCTGGTGGAGGCGGGGTCCTGGACCAGGTCGTCGGGGGAGACCTTGGTCGGGGCCGTGCCGTTCACACCGACCGAGGGGACCGCGTCCAGCGGGTCGCCGGGCGAGGGGACCACATTGGCGCCGGAGATGTCGCAGCGCTTCAGCTGGGCGCCGCTCGGGCCCTTGTACGTGCCGTCGTTGCCGCCGAAGAAGAGGCGGGCGTAGGCGACCTGGGCGCCGGGCGGGACGGTGACCCTGCCGGTGCTGGAGCCGTAGCCGTCGGTCGTCCCTGCGGTGTTGATCCGCTGCATGACGAACGTGTTGTTGTTGTCCTTGCCCTCGCCGTTCGCGGCGACGGCGCAGCGTCCGGCCATGGTGGCGTCGTCCGTCGGGCAGCCCATGACCGTGTTGCCGATGGTCTTGAAGTCGCCGTAGATCGATTCGTCGTAGCGCTTGGCGAAGGGGGAGACCACGTCCGCGGAGGCGGGGATCGGCGCCAGGCCCGCCATGCCCGTCAGGCAGGCGGCGAGGGTGGCGGTGACGGCGCACGCCGCCCTGCCCTTGAACCTGCCCTTGAATTGTCTGAGCCACATAAAGGGCAAGTTAGACAAAACATATGATTATGCGGCGCTTATGCGACGCGACGCTCCGCATACTCACCGATTTCGATCATCGGCGGCCGCTCCTCCGTGTCGACCTCGTGGGTACGCGGCTCGAAGCCGTCCTCCCCGCGCTCGAACTGCGTGAGCACCGGCCTGACGAGGTGCCCGCGCGCGAGGCGGAGCTGGGCCGTGCGGTAGATCGCCGCCGCCATCCGGCCGAGCGCCTGCCCGTCCTGGTGCCGGTGCTTGCGCACACCGACGTCGACCTGGGCGAGCGCGTCCAGGCCCACGGTGTGCAGCGCGTCCACCAGCAGGCCGAGCTCCACGCCGTATCCGACGGGGAACGGGAGCCGTTCGAGCAGCGAGCGCCGGGCCGCGTACTCGCCGCCCAAGGGCTGGACGAATCCGGCCAGTTGGGGCCAGTGCAGATTGAGGATCGGCCGCGCCATCAGCTCGGTCACCCGGCCGCCCTGCCCCGCGGCCCCGGCCAGCGGACGGTCGTACATCGCCTTCACGAAGTCCACGCCCGGCTCGGTGAGCAGCGGCCCGACGATGCCGGAGACGAAGTCCGCGGAGAACTCCTTCAGATCGGCGTCGACGAAGCACACGATGTCACCGGAAGTGACGAACAGGGAGCGCCACAGCACCTCACCCTTGCCGGACCTGACCGGGATCCGCGGCAGGATCGTGTCCCGGTGCTCGACGCGCGCCCCGGCCGCAGCCGCGACCTCGGAGGTGCGGTCCGTGGAGCCGGAGTCGATCACGACGAGCTCGTCGACGAGCGGCACCGCGTCCGTCATCAGCGTCCGCCGGATCTCGGAGACGATCTCGCCGACCGTCTCCTCCTCGTTCAGCGCGGGCAGTACGACACTCACCGTCCGGCCCGAGGCCTGCTTGGCGGCGACCAACCGGTGCAGCGGATGGTCGACCACGGACCAGGAGCGCCTGTTCAGCCAGCGCTCGACCTCTTCCAGCACGGTCTGCGTTCCTTCCCTCAGGACCAACATGTGATCCATCTCGCGCATCGGACGACTATCTCAAGGGTCCGGGCCTTCGGTTACAGTCTTGAACAAGGCCGGTGACCATCGCATGTCGGGGGTCGCCCGCCGCACACACAACTGAATCCACACAATCGAATACCGCTCATCCAGAGGGGCAGAGGGATACGGCCCGTTGAAGCCCCGGCAACCCTCCAGCCGGTCTCGTCCGCACACCGCAGTGCGCCCGCGAGGCTCCCGGCTAGTGAAGGTGCCAAATCCGTCTCGTGGCGAGATGCGTCGCGAGGAAGATGAGGAGAAAGGGCCTCGCCTCTCATGGCTGTACAGACTGTCGCCACCGAAACCGCCGCCACGACGGACTCCGTCGATCTGGGCCCGGCCTCCGGACTTTCCTGCCGCGAGTGCGGCGCCGTCGTTCCGCTCGGCCCCGTCTTCGCCTGCGCCGAGTGTTTCGGTCCCCTCGAAGTCGCATACGACCTTCCCGTCGGTGACCCCGAGGCGCTCCGCAAGCAGATCGAGTCCGGCCCCGCCAACATCTGGCGCTACGCCCCGCTGCTGCCCGTCCCGGCCGACGTCGCCGAGAGGCCGAACCTGAACCCCGGCTGGACCAAGCTCGTCAAGGCCGACAACCTCGGCCGTGAACTGGGCGTCGCCGAGGGCAAGTTGTTCGTCAAGGACGACTCCGGCAACCCGACGCACTCCTTCAAGGACCGCGTCGTCGCGCAGGCCATCGAGGCCGCCCGCGCCTTCGGCTTCACCACCCTCTCCTGCTCCTCCACCGGCAACCTGGCCGGCGCCGTCGGCGCCGCCGCCGCCCGTGCCGGCTTCCGGTCCTGCGTGTTCATCCCGCACGACCTGGAGCAGGGCAAGGTCGTCATGGCCGGTGTCTACGGCGGTGACCTCGTCGCCATCGAGGGCAACTACGACGACGTGAACCGCTTCTGCTCCGAGCTCATCGGCGACCCGCTGGGCGAGGGCTGGGGCTTTGTGAACGTGAACCTCCGCCCGTACTACGGCGAGGGCTCCAAGACGCTCGCGTACGAGATCTGCGAGCAGCTCGGCTGGCAGCTCCCGGACCAGCTGGTCATCCCGATCGCGTCCGGCTCGCAGTTCACGAAGATCGACAAGGGCCTGAAGGAGCTGATCAAGCTCGGGCTCGTCGAGGACAAGCCCTACAAGCTCTTCGGCGCCCAGGCCGAGGGCTGCTCCCCGGTCTCCGTCGCCTACAAGGGCGGCCACGACGTGGTCCGCCCGCAGAAGCCGACCACCATCGCCAAGTCCCTCGCCATCGGCAACCCGGCCGACGGCCCGTACGTCCTCGACATCGCGCGCCGCACCGGCGGCGCCGTGGAGGACGTCAACGACGAGCAGGTCGTCGACGCGATCAAGCTGCTCGCGCAGACGGAGGGCATCTTCGCCGAGACGGCGGGCGGTGTCACGCTGGGTGTCACCAAGAAGCTCATCGAGGCGGGCCTCATCGACCCGTCGCTGACCACGGTGGTCCTCAACACCGGTGACGGTCTCAAGACGCTGGACGCGGTCGCCGAGTCCTCGCAGGCCACCGCGACGATCCGGCCCAACCTGGACGCGTTCCGCGAGGCCGGCCTCGCCACCGACCTCTGAGCCCGACCGAACTTGTAGCAACAGGAGTTACCAGCATGAGCGTCAACGTTCGCATCCCCACCATCCTGCGCACCTACACCGGCGGCAAGGCCGAGGTCGCCGCCGAGGGCGCCACCCTCGCCGACGTCATCTCCGACCTCGAGAAGAACCACACCGGCATCGCCGCCCGCGTCCTCGACGACCAGGGCAAGCTGCGCCGCTTCGTGAACGTCTACGTGAACGACGACGACGTCCGCTTCGAGCAGGGCCTTCAGACGGCGACGCCGGACGGCGCCGGCGTCTCGATCATTCCGGCCGTCGCCGGAGGCTGACCATCAAGCACAGTGCCGGAGGCTGATCTTTCGCCGTTTTACGCAGAGTTACTTGAATTGCCCCCTCCGCAAGAGAAGCGGAGGGGGCAATTCTGCATGGTTGAGCGCGGTACAGTTGGGGAAGCTGCTGCGTTTCGCTGAGCGGTGCATGACGGGCGCATATGAGTTCTCGCCCGAAGCCCGACAAGAAGTAGCCAAAGTGTCCGGCCCTTTCGGGCCCTTTATGGCATTTACACGGCCCGACTTGCCCAAGGATACGGCGAGTTGGCCCGGTTTCCCCGATCTGGCGTGCCCAGAATTCTCGTCCGACTGACCTGTTGCAGACGGCAGTTGGGCAGATACATTCAGCCGCGGTCGACGCGTTCCGGCGCACACCCCCATATCCCATGGGGCGTGAGGTCTGACCCGGGTCCGCGAAGTGCGGTCCTGCGCAAGGGCCAGTAATAGGGGAGTTAGGCATGGCTCAGGGCACCGTCAAGTGGTTCAACGCGGAGAAGGGGTACGGCTTCATCGCGGTCGACGGTGGTGCGGATGTTTTCGTCCACTACAGCGCGATTCAGATGGACGGCTACCGCACCCTCGAAGAGGGTCAGCGGGTCGAGTTCGAGATCTCGCAGGGCCAGAAGGGGCCGCAGGCCGACATGGTCCGCGTGGCCGCCGGCTGAACGCGCGCGTCAGACTGCAAGCTTGTACGTCGCACGTTGCGGAGGGCTCGTCTCCCGGGTAACCGGGGGGCGGGCCCTTCGTGCTGAACGGGTCCCGCCTGCGCTTTCGTGGTACGGCCTTGCGCCCGCCCGTCGCCCGACCGCCACC
Protein-coding sequences here:
- the otsB gene encoding trehalose-phosphatase; the encoded protein is MASHEHAPRTTAGRDGLDAILAHPHRAVIAIDFDGTLAPIVPDPDQARAHPDVVPALAALAPKVAAIAVVTGRPASVAVRHGGFSGVPGLEHLVVLGHYGAERWDAVTGTVSAPAPHPGVATVRAELPGVLAESNLWHDTYIEEKGRAVAIHTRRAKDPQAAFDTLREPLAELAARHGLIVEPGRMVLELRPPGVDKGVALTEYVREVGAESVLYAGDDLGDLPAFAAVEKLRSDGVPGLLVAADTVVTELADRADLLVEGPGELAAFFSGLAQRL
- a CDS encoding ABC transporter substrate-binding protein translates to MRKGRTALTVAAALGVVAASSLLTACGSGDSDAVTLKLVAADYGDSEANGSQKYWDDVAAGFEKQHPGIKVDVDVYSWDVVDKKVKDMVAAGHAPDMAQIGAYADYAAADKLYSVDKLLSVPVQADFVGQMSQAGEIKGAQYGMPFAASTRRLFYNKKLFTQAGITPPKTWADLVSDAKALKAQGVRYPFALPLGTEEAQAETLIWMLSNGGGYTDNVGSYALDDKKNVEALSWLKNNLVTKGLTGPTAPGELNRTPAFQAFAKGQVGMLSGHPTLMNMAKAKGVDYGDVAIPGPDGTPRSTMGVTDWMMAFKQGGHPKETGAFLDYAYNKKNVLDFSRKYTVAPVTVSASNAMTSSAKDKALRPFIDELAGATYYPANKTSWPEVSAEIKKQIGSTVTPQGSAAGTLGAIQNDAAAAESAE
- a CDS encoding DUF3263 domain-containing protein, yielding MGPLGERERAVLTFEGRGWSSPGAKERAIREELDLAPVRYFQLLNALLDDPRALEFAPVTVNRLRRVREARRGER
- a CDS encoding DUF7927 domain-containing protein, whose amino-acid sequence is MWLRQFKGRFKGRAACAVTATLAACLTGMAGLAPIPASADVVSPFAKRYDESIYGDFKTIGNTVMGCPTDDATMAGRCAVAANGEGKDNNNTFVMQRINTAGTTDGYGSSTGRVTVPPGAQVAYARLFFGGNDGTYKGPSGAQLKRCDISGANVVPSPGDPLDAVPSVGVNGTAPTKVSPDDLVQDPASTSGPHYYTGEADVTSLFSGVTGTGAPIPVSVGDIWAPTGKGCVAGWSMTVVYKYDGPNDAYAPDRRNVYIYGGHVLQRSTSPATRVTVDGFYRTSGTPHASVTAYEGDWNTPGDRFAVGGRNIPEAHTGNTNNFFISEDDGALDPKMVNNLSIDAKEFDVSGSGSTRAVGDEPIPVGSTSTTLDFSTKGDTYVPSALALSVPVPDLEITKTASPAKVEPGDTVTYTVKAKNVSRLPYPNAKFTDDLTENLDDATYNNDAEASIGNVDYTEPKINFTGDIPAGETATVTYSVKVNDPVSGDGKLTNSVTADSPRTNCEEGSTDAQCGIAPVIEREAPSPTPTSPSPTPTDPSTEPPGEQTPEPSPTPSTGSQSPQARPTPPNPPNPPSSGEMAETGTDSLLPLYGGLAVTLCGLGALIVAAVRSRKE
- a CDS encoding ubiquitin-like small modifier protein 1, whose product is MSVNVRIPTILRTYTGGKAEVAAEGATLADVISDLEKNHTGIAARVLDDQGKLRRFVNVYVNDDDVRFEQGLQTATPDGAGVSIIPAVAGG
- the thrC gene encoding threonine synthase, with product MAVQTVATETAATTDSVDLGPASGLSCRECGAVVPLGPVFACAECFGPLEVAYDLPVGDPEALRKQIESGPANIWRYAPLLPVPADVAERPNLNPGWTKLVKADNLGRELGVAEGKLFVKDDSGNPTHSFKDRVVAQAIEAARAFGFTTLSCSSTGNLAGAVGAAAARAGFRSCVFIPHDLEQGKVVMAGVYGGDLVAIEGNYDDVNRFCSELIGDPLGEGWGFVNVNLRPYYGEGSKTLAYEICEQLGWQLPDQLVIPIASGSQFTKIDKGLKELIKLGLVEDKPYKLFGAQAEGCSPVSVAYKGGHDVVRPQKPTTIAKSLAIGNPADGPYVLDIARRTGGAVEDVNDEQVVDAIKLLAQTEGIFAETAGGVTLGVTKKLIEAGLIDPSLTTVVLNTGDGLKTLDAVAESSQATATIRPNLDAFREAGLATDL
- a CDS encoding alpha,alpha-trehalose-phosphate synthase (UDP-forming), with product MSSTTHGAAEVLVASNRGPVSYVLDDAGGIEAKRGGGGLVSALSAVENKLWVCSALSEGDREAVRRGVAEPGVRMLDIDAEVHTDAYNGVANSVLWFVHHMLYQTPLEPAFGPEFRRQWASYEAYNRAFAEALAEDAAPGATVVVQDYHLTLVPGMLRELRGDLRIGHFSHTPWAPVDYFRMLPDDIAEQVLRGMLGADRCAFLTRRWADAFTDCCTHLVGGTSGTRIGVHGLGADADFLRERAHRDDVEERLATLRAQVGEGRKVVVRVDRTELSKNIVRGLQAYELLLEDRPEWRERVVHVAFAYPSRQDLAVYRDYTAEVARVAEAINSRFGTEGWTPVVLHVKDDFARSLAAYRLADVALVNPIRDGMNLVAKEVPVVSDDGCVLVLSREAGAYEELAEDALTVNPYDVTGTSRALAEALAMPQDEREERTKRLAEAATALPPGQWFLDQLEALREA
- a CDS encoding glucosyl-3-phosphoglycerate synthase — its product is MLEEVERWLNRRSWSVVDHPLHRLVAAKQASGRTVSVVLPALNEEETVGEIVSEIRRTLMTDAVPLVDELVVIDSGSTDRTSEVAAAAGARVEHRDTILPRIPVRSGKGEVLWRSLFVTSGDIVCFVDADLKEFSADFVSGIVGPLLTEPGVDFVKAMYDRPLAGAAGQGGRVTELMARPILNLHWPQLAGFVQPLGGEYAARRSLLERLPFPVGYGVELGLLVDALHTVGLDALAQVDVGVRKHRHQDGQALGRMAAAIYRTAQLRLARGHLVRPVLTQFERGEDGFEPRTHEVDTEERPPMIEIGEYAERRVA
- the nagA gene encoding N-acetylglucosamine-6-phosphate deacetylase, yielding MATAKVLAGAKVVLPTGTVTDGRVIVDGTKIAGAAPDGAETVDLTGHWVVPGFVDMHNHGGGGASFTSGAIDEILTGVRTHQQHGTTTIVASFVTGDMDFLVQRAGLLSELAEHGEIAGIHFEGPFISPCRKGAHDETLLRDPDPAEVRKLIDAARGQAKMVTLATELPGGIDSVRLLAEHGVIAAIGHTDASYEQTAAAIDAGATVATHLFNAMPPLGHRDPGPIAALLEDDRITVELINDGTHLHPAALELAFHHKGAEKVAFITDAMDAAGFGDGRYMLGPLEVEVKDSVARLVEGGSIAGSTLTLDRAFKRAVTIDKLPVEDVVRAISANPAQLLGMYDKVGSLEPGKDADLVVLDAEFEVKGVLRKGEWLIRP
- a CDS encoding ROK family protein; amino-acid sequence: MKHVIALDVGGTGMKAALVGADGNLLHQARRATQRERGADAVVESILDFAAELRAYGERHLGEPASAAGVAVPGVVDEKDGIALFAANLGWRDVPMRALLSERLGGIPVALGHDVRTGGLGEGRLGAGKDADRFLFMPLGTGIAGAIGIDGRIEPGAHGSAGEIGHVVVRPGGVACGCGQRGCLERYASASAVTLAWQEASGDEKATAADCAKAVDAGDPKAVQVWQDAVDALADGLVLALTLLDPRTLIIGGGLAEAGETLFTPLRAAVGERVTFQALPTIVPAVLGDSAGCLGAGLLAWDLLDRQKPQHTAATGSSEVTA